From Nitrospira sp., the proteins below share one genomic window:
- a CDS encoding ABC transporter permease — protein MKLHRITAILLRHLYLYRRSLPRMMEIFYWPFLDLVIWGFITLYLARYQTQVPGFVTFFLGALILWDMLFRSQQGVTISFLEELWARNLMNLFASPLKPGEFLAATMMMSLFKVTCVSIVMAVCAWLFYGYNIFLIGVWLFPFVVSLVVTGWIIGVFTTSLIMRLGQEAEVLAWSMVFLFQPISCVFYPMDVLPVWLKAVAWANPAAHIFEGMRAVLTPEGMPLMHLAWACGLNIALLVAVIAWFHRTFAYCKEQGLLVRVGE, from the coding sequence ATGAAGCTGCATCGCATCACGGCCATTCTGCTTCGCCACCTCTATCTCTATCGCCGGAGCCTGCCCCGGATGATGGAGATTTTCTACTGGCCGTTTCTCGATCTGGTCATCTGGGGATTCATTACCCTCTATCTGGCCCGCTATCAGACTCAGGTGCCGGGGTTCGTGACCTTCTTCCTCGGCGCGTTGATTCTCTGGGACATGCTCTTTCGCTCCCAGCAAGGGGTGACGATTTCGTTTCTCGAAGAGCTCTGGGCCCGCAACCTGATGAATCTGTTTGCGAGCCCGCTGAAGCCGGGCGAGTTTCTCGCCGCGACCATGATGATGAGCCTGTTTAAAGTGACCTGCGTGTCGATCGTGATGGCGGTCTGCGCCTGGCTGTTCTATGGATACAATATTTTTCTGATCGGCGTCTGGCTCTTTCCCTTCGTCGTGAGCCTTGTGGTGACAGGCTGGATCATCGGGGTCTTCACCACCTCGCTCATCATGCGGTTGGGCCAGGAGGCTGAAGTGCTGGCCTGGAGCATGGTGTTTTTGTTTCAGCCAATCTCCTGCGTATTCTATCCCATGGACGTATTGCCGGTCTGGCTAAAGGCGGTCGCCTGGGCGAACCCCGCGGCCCACATTTTTGAAGGCATGCGGGCGGTCCTCACGCCGGAGGGCATGCCGCTCATGCATCTTGCCTGGGCCTGCGGGCTCAATATCGCGCTGCTCGTCGCGGTCATCGCCTGGTTCCACCGCACCTTTGCGTATTGCA
- a CDS encoding ABC transporter ATP-binding protein, with translation MMRETSTMTQPVLDVRDLTKRFGSFTAVNGISFTIKPGEILGVLGPNGAGKTTTIQMLLGLVTPTAGSIRMFGLDLESHREEILQQVNFSSTYISMPMSLTVAENLRVVARLYGVADVERKIGEIVTKLEMEEFREKVTRKLSSGQMTRLTLAKALLTEPKILFLDEPTASLDPDIAHKIRALLKEARRTSGLSILYTSHNMQEMEAMSDRIIFLQRGKIVAEGTAAEIVARFGQADLEEVFLKLARESS, from the coding sequence ATGATGCGCGAGACCTCCACGATGACGCAGCCTGTGCTCGATGTCCGCGATCTCACCAAACGGTTCGGCTCGTTCACGGCGGTGAACGGGATTTCGTTTACCATCAAGCCGGGAGAGATTCTCGGGGTGCTGGGGCCGAACGGGGCTGGCAAGACGACGACCATTCAAATGTTGCTGGGGCTGGTCACGCCGACGGCCGGATCGATCCGCATGTTCGGGCTGGATCTGGAGTCGCATCGGGAGGAGATTCTCCAGCAGGTCAATTTTTCCTCGACGTATATCTCCATGCCGATGTCCCTGACGGTGGCGGAGAACCTTCGGGTGGTGGCCCGCCTCTATGGGGTGGCGGATGTTGAACGGAAGATCGGCGAGATCGTCACGAAGCTGGAGATGGAAGAGTTTCGTGAGAAGGTGACCCGTAAGCTCTCCTCCGGGCAGATGACGAGGCTGACGCTGGCCAAGGCCTTGCTGACGGAGCCGAAGATTCTGTTTCTCGATGAGCCGACGGCGAGCCTCGATCCCGATATCGCGCATAAGATCAGGGCTTTGCTCAAGGAGGCGAGGCGAACGTCGGGGCTCAGCATCCTCTATACGTCGCACAATATGCAGGAAATGGAAGCCATGTCGGACCGCATCATTTTCTTGCAGCGGGGCAAGATCGTGGCCGAGGGTACGGCCGCCGAAATCGTCGCCCGGTTCGGGCAGGCAGATTTGGAAGAGGTGTTTCTCAAACTGGCCAGAGAATCGTCGTAA
- a CDS encoding NapC/NirT family cytochrome c: MNWSRNTTIVLALVAGAFAFGGLAIPLTNHPKFCASCHTIAPSYDSWAASSHKEVTCVACHVRPGVEGWLHDKAWNGTKDTVTYLFGTPTDAHNLKAKVDSDVCLSCHRNILRVSEIAARDLPPPVKEVGLVMSHRAHMDAFGVRGQGEGCTTCHSGVVHEKPIKGYPIVIPRGHVSADSKPWNPEHPEGTYLRARALSDCFRCHDGKTEHQGKPISRKCETCHLPEKISAALF; the protein is encoded by the coding sequence ATGAACTGGAGCCGTAACACGACGATCGTCCTGGCCCTTGTCGCCGGAGCGTTCGCCTTCGGCGGTCTCGCAATTCCTCTGACGAATCATCCGAAGTTTTGCGCCAGTTGCCACACCATCGCTCCCTCCTATGACAGCTGGGCCGCGTCGTCCCATAAAGAAGTCACCTGTGTGGCCTGCCATGTCCGGCCGGGCGTCGAGGGCTGGCTGCACGACAAGGCTTGGAACGGGACGAAGGATACCGTGACCTATCTCTTTGGCACGCCGACCGACGCGCACAATCTCAAGGCCAAGGTGGACTCGGACGTGTGCTTGAGCTGTCACCGGAATATTCTGCGGGTCTCCGAGATCGCGGCGCGGGATCTGCCTCCGCCGGTCAAGGAGGTGGGCTTGGTGATGAGCCATCGCGCCCACATGGACGCGTTCGGCGTCAGAGGGCAGGGCGAGGGCTGCACGACCTGTCATTCGGGGGTCGTGCACGAGAAGCCGATCAAGGGCTATCCCATCGTGATCCCGCGCGGGCATGTGTCGGCGGACAGCAAGCCCTGGAACCCCGAACATCCCGAGGGCACGTATCTCCGCGCGCGCGCCTTGTCCGATTGTTTCCGGTGCCATGACGGGAAAACCGAGCATCAGGGCAAGCCCATCAGCCGGAAGTGCGAGACCTGTCATCTTCCTGAAAAAATCAGCGCGGCGTTGTTTTAA
- the mobB gene encoding molybdopterin-guanine dinucleotide biosynthesis protein B yields MAVPIVSFVGRSNSGKTTLIERVIPELVRAGYRVATVKHAGHGFDLDTEGKDSWRHKRAGASSVVVVSRGSLAMFADVPEEMKVEEVRDRFLDSSYDLIIAEGWKSEGYPKIVIIREQVGEVPVSPDGLLAVVSDKPIDLPVPVLDLNDVTGVAALIMKRFPRVAHELEP; encoded by the coding sequence ATGGCCGTGCCCATTGTCTCATTCGTTGGACGGTCGAACAGCGGCAAGACGACGTTGATCGAACGGGTGATTCCCGAGCTGGTGCGGGCCGGATACCGCGTGGCCACGGTCAAGCATGCCGGGCATGGATTCGATCTCGATACCGAAGGCAAGGACAGCTGGCGGCACAAGCGGGCGGGAGCCAGCAGCGTCGTCGTGGTGTCCCGCGGCAGTCTGGCGATGTTTGCCGATGTGCCGGAAGAAATGAAAGTGGAGGAAGTGCGGGACCGGTTTCTCGATTCCTCCTACGATCTTATCATTGCCGAAGGCTGGAAGAGCGAGGGCTATCCCAAGATTGTCATTATCCGGGAACAGGTCGGTGAAGTGCCGGTGTCTCCCGATGGCCTGCTGGCGGTCGTCTCCGATAAACCGATCGACCTGCCTGTCCCGGTGCTCGATCTGAACGATGTCACGGGCGTGGCCGCCCTCATTATGAAGCGGTTTCCTCGCGTCGCGCATGAACTGGAGCCGTAA
- a CDS encoding molybdopterin molybdotransferase MoeA: MKAADATTGLTPLHAAQKIVLDATPTLGLEKISILDSLGRVLGEDIVAERDNPPWDNSAMDGFAVRWEDIKQEHAIGKPVTLTVIEDVPAGKMPSKTVGPGQAIRIMTGAPIPQGADTVLKVEDTEHTPDSVRVFKPETRGSNIRPKGEDVKKGDCIIAKGTQIRPGDAGMLAILAKSFVFVYQRPRVAILSTGDELADLDERFSEEKIINSNSYGIAAAVQEAGGIPFLLGIARDTPDALKEKISHGLNADILVLSGGVSMGDYDFTKAVFRDLGAEMNFWKLAIRPGQPLAFGKIQGKLAFGLPGNPVSSMVTFEQLVRPAMLKMCGHPTFGRPVVHAVFQEKFSKRTDRRHFLRGVLTREDGVFKVRTTGDQGSGILTSMVKANCLIDIPVEVERLNPGDLVTVQLLSGAVWSTQAAPSHSGGHKTSCC; encoded by the coding sequence GTGAAAGCCGCTGACGCCACCACGGGGTTGACCCCGCTCCATGCCGCGCAAAAAATCGTGCTCGATGCTACGCCGACCCTCGGCCTGGAAAAGATTTCCATCCTGGATTCGCTGGGCCGGGTGCTGGGTGAAGATATTGTGGCCGAGCGCGACAATCCGCCGTGGGACAACAGCGCGATGGACGGGTTTGCCGTGCGGTGGGAGGACATCAAGCAGGAGCATGCGATTGGGAAGCCGGTCACGCTGACGGTGATCGAAGATGTTCCGGCGGGCAAGATGCCCTCCAAGACGGTCGGCCCTGGCCAGGCGATCCGGATCATGACCGGCGCGCCGATCCCGCAGGGGGCCGACACGGTGCTCAAGGTCGAGGATACGGAACATACGCCGGACTCGGTCCGGGTCTTCAAGCCGGAGACGCGCGGGTCCAACATTCGGCCCAAGGGCGAGGATGTGAAAAAAGGCGACTGCATCATCGCCAAGGGCACGCAGATTCGCCCCGGCGATGCCGGCATGCTCGCCATTCTGGCCAAGTCCTTTGTCTTCGTCTACCAGCGTCCGCGCGTGGCGATTCTTTCGACAGGCGATGAGCTGGCCGACCTGGACGAGCGTTTCAGCGAAGAGAAAATCATCAATTCGAACAGCTACGGCATTGCGGCGGCCGTGCAGGAAGCCGGCGGGATTCCCTTTCTCTTGGGGATTGCGCGGGACACGCCCGACGCCTTGAAGGAAAAGATTTCGCATGGCCTCAACGCCGATATTCTGGTGCTCTCCGGCGGCGTCTCGATGGGCGATTATGACTTCACCAAGGCCGTGTTCCGGGATCTGGGCGCCGAGATGAATTTCTGGAAGCTGGCGATCCGCCCCGGCCAGCCGCTGGCGTTCGGCAAGATCCAGGGCAAGCTGGCGTTCGGCCTGCCCGGCAACCCGGTCTCGTCGATGGTGACGTTCGAGCAGTTGGTCCGCCCGGCCATGTTGAAGATGTGCGGACATCCCACCTTCGGCCGTCCGGTCGTCCATGCGGTGTTCCAGGAAAAATTTTCGAAGCGGACGGATCGGCGGCATTTTCTTCGCGGCGTGCTCACGCGCGAAGACGGCGTGTTCAAGGTGCGGACGACGGGCGATCAAGGCTCAGGGATTCTGACCTCCATGGTCAAGGCCAATTGCCTGATCGATATTCCGGTGGAAGTCGAACGGTTGAATCCCGGCGATCTGGTGACGGTGCAGTTGCTGAGCGGGGCCGTGTGGAGCACGCAGGCGGCGCCGTCGCACAGCGGCGGCCATAAGACGTCCTGTTGTTGA
- a CDS encoding Mrp/NBP35 family ATP-binding protein, giving the protein MPRELNIIQTPTSGGSDACTYMWACAICDENESCQKDKEGHSRWLVAKRMERIEYKVLIMSNKGGVGKSTCTTNIAVSLALKGWHVGICDMDIHGPNIPKMVGAEGQKLKISTSGGIIPFQAYNLKIASMSFLLQNPDDPIIWRDAYKYEFINQLLGGVEWQDLNFLLIDLPPGTGNESVTTIDLLGKVSGAVIITTPQEVALLDSRKSVTFCKDSEVPIIGIVENMSGLECPHCHNHIEVFRKGGGEASANDMGVPFLGRIPLDPEVVMQSDAGEPYAMFNSDTATAECYHEIANKVEAFCKKSGSLLKIAPRQPH; this is encoded by the coding sequence ATGCCGCGTGAGTTAAATATCATTCAGACACCGACCTCGGGCGGCAGCGACGCCTGTACCTATATGTGGGCCTGCGCCATTTGTGACGAAAACGAATCCTGCCAGAAGGACAAGGAAGGCCACAGCCGCTGGCTCGTCGCGAAGCGCATGGAGCGGATCGAATATAAAGTCCTCATCATGAGCAACAAAGGCGGCGTCGGCAAAAGCACCTGCACGACGAATATCGCGGTCAGCCTCGCGCTGAAGGGATGGCATGTCGGCATTTGTGACATGGACATTCATGGACCCAACATTCCGAAAATGGTCGGGGCCGAGGGACAGAAGCTGAAGATCAGCACCTCGGGCGGCATCATCCCCTTCCAGGCCTACAATCTGAAAATCGCCTCGATGTCGTTCTTGCTCCAGAACCCGGACGATCCGATCATCTGGCGCGACGCGTACAAATACGAGTTCATCAATCAGTTGCTGGGCGGCGTCGAGTGGCAGGACCTCAACTTCCTGCTGATCGATCTTCCGCCTGGCACCGGCAACGAGTCGGTGACGACGATCGATCTGCTGGGCAAGGTCAGCGGAGCCGTCATTATCACGACGCCGCAGGAAGTGGCGCTGCTGGATTCGCGCAAGTCGGTCACCTTCTGCAAAGACAGCGAAGTGCCCATCATCGGCATCGTGGAAAACATGAGCGGCCTGGAGTGCCCGCATTGCCACAACCATATCGAGGTCTTCCGCAAGGGCGGAGGCGAAGCGTCGGCGAACGATATGGGCGTGCCGTTCCTCGGCCGGATTCCGCTCGACCCCGAAGTGGTGATGCAGTCGGATGCGGGCGAGCCCTATGCCATGTTCAATTCGGACACGGCCACGGCCGAGTGCTATCACGAGATTGCGAACAAGGTCGAAGCCTTCTGCAAAAAGAGCGGGTCGTTGCTGAAGATCGCGCCCCGCCAGCCACATTGA